The sequence GAAACACCGCAAACCTGAAGGCATTCTCCCTGCCAAATCTTGAAGGAAGGGAAAAAAGCCCGGCATCCTTATCGAAATCCGCATCCAGACAGGCGTATACCGTATCAAATCCGGCAACCCAGCAGATCACCCCGATGCACAACACAAAGGGAAACCCTTCAATTGCGCCCTTAACCGCCACGTAACCGCCCAACGGTGAAAAGGCCAGGGCAACACCCAGAACAAGATGACAGAGCCAGGTAAAGCGCTTGGTGAGCGAATAGAGATAGGTCAGACCCAGAGCAAAAGGTGAAAGGATCAGAGTCAATTGGTTGAGCATGTAACAGGCAAAGAAAAACAATGCGGCTGAGAGGACTACCATGGACCAGGCCTCAACCAGACTGACCGCGCCTGCAGGGATTGCCCGGTCCGCGGTGCGGGGATTTATCTTATCAAACTCGCGGTCAACAATACGATTAAATCCCATGGCACTGGTCCGGGCGCCGATCATGGCAAGGACTACCCAGCCGAATACGGCAAAGCCCGGAACTCCACGTTCCGCAAGAAAAGCACCCATAAAGGCAAAGGGCATGGCAAAAATCGTATGCTCGAATTTGATCATCTCAAGCATTATGGATATTTTTTTAATCATTTCTATTGTTCCCGACTATTCACTCATCCCTATTTACTCAAGGTCATTAATTTTAGAAATTTTTTTCAAAACGAACCGCAGAATATCGAACAAGGAATATCCAATTTCGAAGTGTTTTCTTTTACTTCTGCAGTTCTATATTCCTTATTCGACATTCGACATTCTCTTTTCAACTAACAAGCGCCCTTAAGTTAACGACACTCACTATTCACTCTTCACTCAGCACTATCCTCATCCCCCCAGCGTTTTACTCCCTGCACATCAATGCCCAGCTGGTCAGCCAGGCGGCCGGCAAAGGCACGGGCCATTTCTTGAATTGACTGGGGTTTATGATAGAACGACGGCATCGGCGGACAAATCATTGCCCCGGCATCATGGGCTTTGAGCATGTTTTGCAGATGCGTCCTGTTTAAAGGCGTTTCGCGCACCGCAAGAATAAGGGGCCGTTTTTCCTTGAGGCAGACATCCGCAGCCCGATGAATGAGATTTCCTGAAATACCGTTGGCAATGGCGGCAAGGGTTCCCATGGTACAGGGCAGGACAATCATGGCGTCAAACCTGGCTGAACCGCTGGACATGGGGGCGGCAAAATCATTGATATCATACCATCGAAAAACCGGGCCTAAGGAATCAACATCTTTGCCCAGCTCCAGTTTGAGCACCTGTCTTCCGGAGTCGGAAATGATCCCGTGAATCTCCACCTTACAATCCTTGACAAGGTCGATGAATTCAACGGCATACAGACTGCCGCTTGCACCGGTAATCGCCAGAATCACCTTTTTCATTTTATTTCACCCCAACATAAATGGTTACCACCCCGAAGGTGAGGGGCCGGGTATACACTTCTGCAAATCCGGACTTTTTCATCATCCCCATTAATTCCTCCGGCTCGTAAAAGGCGGCAATGGAACTTGCCAGATACTCGTAGGCCTCATGGTCTCCGGATACCAGCCCGGCTATTTTGGGGAGAACGTTATTCAGATAAAAATTATACAAAGGCTTGATAATGCAATTTTTCGGGCGGGAAAACTCTAAGATAAGCAATTTACCCGTTGGCTTTAGCACACGATACATTTCGTTTAAGCCTTTCTGGGTCTGGGAAAGATTTCTCACGCCAAAGGCCACGGTGATTCCCCAGAAGCTTTCACTCTTTGCCGGCAGCTCTTCGCCGTCACCGCATACTGGAAAGATCCTGTTGCGCCGCGAGTCTTGAGGCATTGTCCTGATTCCGGCACGAAGCATATCTTCACAAAAATCCATTGCCACCACACGACGCCCCTTTGCCTGCCGGGTTAATTCAAGGGACAGCGGCAAGGTTCCGGCGCAAAGATCAAGAACCTCACCATCGGGAAATTCTTTCAGCAACTTGGTGGTCACCCAACGCCAGTAACGGTCGATCTGAAAACTCAGCACCGAGTTCAAAAAATCATATTTTTTACTGATGGAAGAAAATTTCTCCCGGACAAATTTCTTTTTTTCTTCAGGACTTTTCATGAGTTATCCACAAATTGTTATAGGCAGGCAATGAGTTTGCGCCTCGCCTCGCTTGATCAAATAATCAAAAAACAGTTCCAGGGCCCGGCGTTTTTCCGGGCCGAGATCATATTCTAGACCTTTTAAATATTCAAGACAGGCAGAAGCTGACATGGGAATTTTCGGCGCCGCCTCTCGGCTGATTCTCTCGATATCCTGCTGCCCTTCACGGACACAGCGCAATAATTCCTGATGGATCTCCAACACACAATCAGGATCCTTCCGGCAAAAATCCCTCCGCACCGCCCAGACCGCAAAAACAAAGGGCAGCCCGGTATGTTTTTTCCATATTTCACCTAAATCCAGCTGCACCGGATATTCATCAGCCTGCTTCATCCTCAACGCCTGATCGCCGATTGCCAGCACCGCAGTTGGAGAAAATGCTCCGGCAGCTGCGGAGATCTGATTCTTCGTCGCTTCCGAAGGCATCACATAGATTGGCTGCTGCCCATAAAATTCCTCAAGAATTATCTTCACCAGCCCCACCGAGGTCTGGGATTGCGCACTTAATTGAACAATTTTTCCGGTTAATTTTTCAGGATTTTCCTTTGAAAAAAGGAATACGCTGCCCACCGAACCGGTGGCGCTGATGGAAAGATCACTTAAAATTTTATACTGGTCAGGATGAATTGCGTATTCGTGTGACGAGACAAAACCAAGATCAAGTTCATCTTCAAACAACATGCGGTTCAATTGGGTGGGAGGAGCCTCGGTGACCTTCCACTCCGGTCTATTAACGGTCTGGATCCAGACGGAATACAGCGGCGCGGTATTGATAAAATTCACCATGCCGATCCTGGCGCGTATTTTTGCAGAAGGAGTATTCATCAGGGTGCCGTTCGCCCTTCAAGCCACTTAACTTGGGCGGTTTCTGCTGCCGAAACCAGAAATTCAAACACATCATGACGACGCAATCCAGGGCTTTGCACACATAATAGCGCCGCATTTTTACCGGCCTCAAGACTTCCGTATATCCTGTCAAGTCCCATTGAATAGGCACCGCCTTGCGTGGCCATGGCAAATATAATCTGCGGATCAAGTCCGGAATGATCCTCTTTAAGCATCCGCATCTCCCGCCAGATGCTCAATTCCTGATTACTGGCAAGGCTGTCAGTGCCTAAAGCCGGGAGTATCCCCGCATCTATATATTTTGTCGCCGGAGCTTTTCCCACCCCAAGATACCGGTTGCTTGCCGGGCAGAGGCAGACCCGCGTCTGGTATTTTGCAAGAATTTCTATTTCCTGTTGACCAACCTGCACCCCATGAACACAGAGCGTCCCTTTATCCAGTATGCCCAATTTTTCAAGATAGCGGACCGGACTGCAACCGGGGGGCACAAAAGTACCGTCCCAGGCACCGACGTCTTCAAGAAATCTTCTGATGCTGCCGCTGCCATCATTTAAAAACTCTGTCTCTTCAAGGGATTCCGCCACATGGATGGGATATATATGCCGCCGGGCAATGGCGCGCTTTTTCAACCCAATAATCAATTCAGGGCTTGCCGAATAAGGGGCATGGGCGGTGCAGTTTATTTCATCGGTCAAGGCGTACATCTGCTGGAAGGCTTTTTCCTGTGCTTCTCTTGAAAGGCCGATCAATTCCAGAAAAAATCGGGTATCAGTCCTGGCATTACAGGCATACAAATAGCTTTCAAGGAGATTACCAATGTCAGCTGCAGCAATGCATCCTGAATCATAAAGAGCGGCTGCGGCCTGGCAGGACGCAGTTTTGATCACATCCTCGGACCATTCCAGATTCCTGATGCTGATCAATTTTCGAATCCATTCGACAATATCGGCAAATCGCTTCCGGGTATCATCTTCCCAGCCCAATTCAGCAAGATGGGAAAGCTCGAGATGCACATGGGCATTGATCAGACCGGGAGTCAGGATACCGTCGCATTCTATGACCTTGTCGTAGACCGCGAGATCAGCAACCTCGCCTGCGGCAATAATCAGGCCGTTTTCACAAACCACACCGCCGTTTTCAATCAATGGCTTATGATCAGCCATGGTTGCCAGCCACTGGGCGCGATAAAGAACTTTCATGATAATAGCCTGCGTTAGCCGATTAAGGTGTAATCCATGCATCGCTGCCTGGGTTCAAAGCCTGCGGTCTCAACAAGTTTTCGTATTTCCTGTTCTGTCAGTCTGAAACTCACACCGGTTGCTGCAACTACATTTTCTTCGATCATTGTGCTGCCGAAATCATTGGCGCCGAAAAACAATGAGACCTGGGCGATTTTTGGGCCCTGGGTAACCCAGGAGGCCTGAATATTCGGAACATTATCAAGGAATATACGAGACAGGGCAAGAGTTCGGAGATAGGTCATGCCGGTTGCGGTGGGGAGATGATCAAGCACGGTATTGGCCGGCTGGAACGGCCATGGGATAAAGGCGGTGAAGCCGCCGGTCCGGTCCTGAAGATCACGGATTCGAGTCAGGTGCTCCAGGCGTTCTTCCATGGTTTCGATATGGCCGAACATCATGGTTGCAGTGGTTCGCATGCCCAGATTATGAGCCTCTTCCATGACTCCGATCCACTGATCGGCCGAGCATTTTCGGGGCGAAGTCTCCTTGCGCGGCCGATCAGACAGTATTTCCGCCCCGCCGCCGGGGATGGAATCAAGCCCTGCCTTCATGAGTCTTACCAGGACGTCCTTTACTGGCAATCCGGAAAGCTCGGCAAAATGGCAGACTTCAGGAGGTGAAAAACCATGGATATGAATATCATAGCCTTTGATAAATTTGAGCATGTCTTCATAAAATTCTAAGGGCTTATCAGGATGCAGGCCACCCTGGAGAAGAATCTGGGTACCGTGTAATGCCTTGGTTTCTTCAATTTTTTCACCAAGTTCTGCAAAGGTCAGGACCGACCCTTGCGGATCATCCGGGGCCTTGAAGAACGCACAGAATTTACAGGCCGATATACAGATATCAGTGTAATTGATATTTCGATCGATGACATAGGTGACAATGGGCTCGGGATGCAGCTTTTTTCGGATGGAATCCGCCAGAAAACCCAGTTGATAAAAATCAGCATCCCGGGCAAGCACAAGCGCATCTTCAACAGTCAAACGCTGGCCATCTTGAACCGTATTAATTATTTGTTGTATGGTCATTTCAGCACCGCATTTAATTTAATATTTAGCATGAGACAATAAAATTAATATGTTGTAATTACGTTATAAAGCGTGTCTCTCTCAATCGGAGTCCTACCGGCCTCCCTGATCATCCGGATAAGATTATTCCGGCCAAGGGCCTGATCTGATTCACCGCCCGCCATCCTGGTAATTTTTTCTTCT comes from Pseudomonadota bacterium and encodes:
- the ubiA gene encoding putative 4-hydroxybenzoate polyprenyltransferase, which translates into the protein MIKKISIMLEMIKFEHTIFAMPFAFMGAFLAERGVPGFAVFGWVVLAMIGARTSAMGFNRIVDREFDKINPRTADRAIPAGAVSLVEAWSMVVLSAALFFFACYMLNQLTLILSPFALGLTYLYSLTKRFTWLCHLVLGVALAFSPLGGYVAVKGAIEGFPFVLCIGVICWVAGFDTVYACLDADFDKDAGLFSLPSRFGRENAFRFAVFLHVVAFVMFILTGMQMQLNYIYYIGIVLTAGALSYQHLVVNPKDLSRIQMSFFTMNGLISLTLFVATWLSLVIANP
- a CDS encoding menaquinone biosynthesis protein, whose protein sequence is MNTPSAKIRARIGMVNFINTAPLYSVWIQTVNRPEWKVTEAPPTQLNRMLFEDELDLGFVSSHEYAIHPDQYKILSDLSISATGSVGSVFLFSKENPEKLTGKIVQLSAQSQTSVGLVKIILEEFYGQQPIYVMPSEATKNQISAAAGAFSPTAVLAIGDQALRMKQADEYPVQLDLGEIWKKHTGLPFVFAVWAVRRDFCRKDPDCVLEIHQELLRCVREGQQDIERISREAAPKIPMSASACLEYLKGLEYDLGPEKRRALELFFDYLIKRGEAQTHCLPITICG
- a CDS encoding amidohydrolase family protein, whose product is MKVLYRAQWLATMADHKPLIENGGVVCENGLIIAAGEVADLAVYDKVIECDGILTPGLINAHVHLELSHLAELGWEDDTRKRFADIVEWIRKLISIRNLEWSEDVIKTASCQAAAALYDSGCIAAADIGNLLESYLYACNARTDTRFFLELIGLSREAQEKAFQQMYALTDEINCTAHAPYSASPELIIGLKKRAIARRHIYPIHVAESLEETEFLNDGSGSIRRFLEDVGAWDGTFVPPGCSPVRYLEKLGILDKGTLCVHGVQVGQQEIEILAKYQTRVCLCPASNRYLGVGKAPATKYIDAGILPALGTDSLASNQELSIWREMRMLKEDHSGLDPQIIFAMATQGGAYSMGLDRIYGSLEAGKNAALLCVQSPGLRRHDVFEFLVSAAETAQVKWLEGRTAP
- the ubiE gene encoding bifunctional demethylmenaquinone methyltransferase/2-methoxy-6-polyprenyl-1,4-benzoquinol methylase UbiE, coding for MKSPEEKKKFVREKFSSISKKYDFLNSVLSFQIDRYWRWVTTKLLKEFPDGEVLDLCAGTLPLSLELTRQAKGRRVVAMDFCEDMLRAGIRTMPQDSRRNRIFPVCGDGEELPAKSESFWGITVAFGVRNLSQTQKGLNEMYRVLKPTGKLLILEFSRPKNCIIKPLYNFYLNNVLPKIAGLVSGDHEAYEYLASSIAAFYEPEELMGMMKKSGFAEVYTRPLTFGVVTIYVGVK
- a CDS encoding UbiX family flavin prenyltransferase, whose amino-acid sequence is MKKVILAITGASGSLYAVEFIDLVKDCKVEIHGIISDSGRQVLKLELGKDVDSLGPVFRWYDINDFAAPMSSGSARFDAMIVLPCTMGTLAAIANGISGNLIHRAADVCLKEKRPLILAVRETPLNRTHLQNMLKAHDAGAMICPPMPSFYHKPQSIQEMARAFAGRLADQLGIDVQGVKRWGDEDSAE
- the mqnC gene encoding dehypoxanthine futalosine cyclase, which codes for MTIQQIINTVQDGQRLTVEDALVLARDADFYQLGFLADSIRKKLHPEPIVTYVIDRNINYTDICISACKFCAFFKAPDDPQGSVLTFAELGEKIEETKALHGTQILLQGGLHPDKPLEFYEDMLKFIKGYDIHIHGFSPPEVCHFAELSGLPVKDVLVRLMKAGLDSIPGGGAEILSDRPRKETSPRKCSADQWIGVMEEAHNLGMRTTATMMFGHIETMEERLEHLTRIRDLQDRTGGFTAFIPWPFQPANTVLDHLPTATGMTYLRTLALSRIFLDNVPNIQASWVTQGPKIAQVSLFFGANDFGSTMIEENVVAATGVSFRLTEQEIRKLVETAGFEPRQRCMDYTLIG